The Candidatus Nitrosocosmicus franklandus genome contains a region encoding:
- a CDS encoding dienelactone hydrolase family protein → MQSKKNNTSGPIFSILTVLLLSMIIAPNLPGVYAQNNTNTSSNNDQFVASSNNNTESDNFVSSNGTLTLSNNTIGLHNEDVVYFNNTNGYLVYPENTAAEEGGNASDSKLPAVVMVHEWWGLNDNIKNMADELAKEGYVVLAVDLYNGKVATSPDEAMSLVTSARENQNASNSNLLAAVEYLKSLDTVDSSKIVSIGWCFGGGQALQLALNTDPSSPLAATVLYYGNLVTDEQQLSKIKGPVLGIFGSEDQSIPVSEVKKFEEALNANNITNEIHIYEGVGHAFANPTGDNFAPNELKDAWQKTIKFLETHVKTNNEQQ, encoded by the coding sequence ATGCAATCAAAAAAAAATAATACAAGTGGACCTATTTTTTCAATCCTCACAGTCCTACTCTTATCCATGATAATTGCCCCGAACCTGCCCGGAGTATATGCACAGAATAACACCAATACTAGTAGCAACAATGATCAATTTGTCGCATCCTCAAATAATAATACAGAATCAGACAACTTTGTATCTTCAAATGGAACACTAACTCTTTCAAACAATACAATCGGTCTTCATAATGAAGATGTAGTTTACTTCAATAATACTAATGGGTATCTAGTATATCCAGAAAATACTGCTGCTGAGGAAGGAGGCAATGCATCGGACTCTAAACTACCTGCTGTTGTGATGGTTCATGAATGGTGGGGCCTAAATGACAACATAAAGAACATGGCAGACGAGCTTGCAAAGGAAGGTTATGTAGTTTTAGCAGTTGACTTGTACAATGGCAAGGTTGCTACTTCGCCAGATGAGGCGATGAGCTTGGTTACAAGTGCACGAGAAAATCAAAACGCCTCCAATTCAAATTTGCTTGCAGCGGTGGAGTATCTGAAATCCCTTGATACTGTTGATTCATCAAAGATAGTCAGTATAGGATGGTGCTTTGGTGGAGGCCAAGCTCTTCAGCTTGCACTTAATACCGATCCATCTAGTCCTCTGGCTGCCACAGTGCTTTACTATGGCAATCTAGTAACCGATGAACAACAATTGTCAAAGATAAAGGGACCGGTCCTAGGGATATTTGGTAGTGAAGATCAGTCTATCCCCGTTTCAGAGGTAAAGAAATTCGAAGAGGCATTAAACGCCAACAACATTACAAACGAAATCCACATTTATGAAGGAGTGGGACATGCCTTTGCAAATCCAACTGGAGATAATTTTGCGCCAAATGAGCTAAAAGATGCATGGCAAAAAACTATCAAGTTTTTGGAGACGCATGTAAAAACAAACAATGAGCAGCAATAA
- a CDS encoding phosphoribosyltransferase, protein MTALFKDRAHAGTELAKKIDEELRKNKTLSFGPDDLIVVAIPRGGIILAEKIAEKLKCKLDVIVSRKIRSEFNAEFALGAVMPDGEYFISNGFIDLFNVRKDYLKQEVDFQRKEINGRLMLFRGNISYEKEFDNKIVILVDDGIATGATIIASAKWIKKNHKCKFLIVAVPVAPANDKTIDILREIADKVVILHSRIEFSAVGQFYDRFDQVTDDEVKEIMVKYGYG, encoded by the coding sequence ATGACTGCATTATTCAAAGATCGTGCACATGCCGGGACCGAACTTGCTAAGAAGATTGATGAAGAATTGAGGAAAAACAAGACCTTGTCATTTGGTCCAGATGACCTTATCGTTGTTGCAATACCTAGAGGTGGAATTATATTGGCAGAGAAAATTGCTGAAAAATTAAAGTGTAAACTCGATGTAATCGTATCTAGAAAAATTCGTTCTGAGTTTAACGCGGAATTTGCTCTTGGAGCGGTAATGCCTGATGGTGAATATTTTATTAGCAACGGTTTTATCGATTTGTTCAACGTACGCAAAGATTATTTGAAACAAGAAGTTGATTTTCAGAGAAAGGAAATTAATGGGAGATTGATGCTATTTAGAGGGAACATTTCCTATGAAAAGGAATTTGATAACAAAATAGTGATACTTGTTGATGATGGCATCGCCACAGGAGCAACAATAATTGCCTCGGCCAAGTGGATAAAAAAGAACCATAAATGTAAATTTCTTATTGTAGCTGTGCCTGTTGCACCCGCAAATGATAAAACTATTGATATTCTGAGAGAAATAGCCGACAAGGTTGTGATACTCCATTCTAGAATAGAATTTTCAGCAGTTGGTCAATTTTATGACAGATTTGATCAGGTAACTGATGATGAGGTAAAAGAAATTATGGTTAAATATGGTTATGGATGA
- a CDS encoding metallophosphoesterase family protein: MRIVQISDLHIGGLFKQESFDILVKEVNDELRPNILIISGDLTDDGLYFQFEQARRELNKFTCKNTIILPGNHDYRHTGYLLFGEFFPTASVLGSKVYKFNDPSSPKHSVIVTTVGTARADRDEGEVGYRQNLWLNKVLKKYDNNYLDPKEKKSTSERIDNQKTVTKIVAMHHHLIAIPDTGYANVVGISDAGDVLTTCQANSVDLVICGHKHRPWLWDFGAMKIAYAGTACSWRYRGVFEDTYNIIDIENSGKSMKIDIKIVGGERMQLSEIVKKYDPEKRVTRIADMMSPH; encoded by the coding sequence ATGAGAATTGTCCAAATATCTGATTTGCACATTGGAGGATTATTCAAACAAGAATCCTTTGATATCTTGGTCAAAGAAGTTAACGATGAATTAAGACCCAATATTCTAATTATTTCAGGAGACCTGACTGATGATGGCCTATACTTTCAGTTTGAGCAGGCCAGACGTGAATTAAATAAATTTACTTGCAAAAATACTATTATTCTTCCAGGTAACCATGATTATAGACATACGGGGTATTTGTTATTTGGAGAATTTTTTCCTACTGCCAGCGTACTAGGATCCAAAGTTTACAAGTTTAACGATCCTTCAAGCCCTAAACACAGCGTAATAGTTACTACTGTTGGAACCGCGAGGGCAGATAGAGATGAAGGTGAGGTTGGATACAGACAAAATCTGTGGTTAAACAAAGTTTTAAAAAAGTATGATAATAATTACCTAGATCCAAAAGAAAAGAAATCAACATCCGAGAGGATAGATAATCAGAAAACCGTAACAAAAATAGTGGCAATGCATCATCATCTTATAGCCATTCCCGATACTGGTTATGCAAATGTAGTAGGAATATCCGATGCAGGAGACGTCTTGACCACATGTCAAGCAAACAGCGTTGACCTTGTGATATGTGGTCATAAACATAGGCCATGGTTGTGGGATTTTGGGGCAATGAAGATAGCATATGCAGGAACCGCATGCTCCTGGAGATATAGAGGAGTATTTGAAGATACGTACAATATAATAGATATTGAAAATAGTGGCAAATCGATGAAAATCGATATAAAGATAGTTGGAGGCGAGAGGATGCAACTTTCTGAAATTGTAAAAAAATATGATCCAGAAAAAAGAGTTACACGCATCGCAGATATGATGTCTCCACATTAA